One window of Quercus robur chromosome 12, dhQueRobu3.1, whole genome shotgun sequence genomic DNA carries:
- the LOC126708707 gene encoding 26S proteasome non-ATPase regulatory subunit 13 homolog B has protein sequence MAAPLQYLETLRSAHPELGEWYASLADLYQRKLWHQLTAKLEQFVALTVFQAGDALIQLYHNFITDFETKINLLKLAHFAVIVSRQYSEKEAAIKYLEGVIEKLHATREQRIEEPILYIKMQIAIFKLEQGDQKECKKLLEDGKSTLDSMTDIDPSVYASYYWVSSQYYKFRQEFAEFYKSALLYLAYTSVESLSDSFKLDLAFDLSLSALLGDNIYNFGELLAHPIIKSLLGTKVEWLYYILQAFNSGDLVRYQELCHVHNAALRAQPALVENEKKLLEKINILCLMEIIFSRPSEDRTIPLSIIAERTKLSIEDVEHLLMKSLSVHLIEGIIDQVEGTVHVSWVQPRVLGVPQIKSLRDRLDNWLDKVHTALLSVEAETPDLVAS, from the exons ATGGCTGCGCCGCTGCAATACCTGGAGACACTGCGCAGCGCTCACCCAGAGCTAGGCGAGTGGTACGCTTCTCTTGCAGATCTGTACCAGAGGAAGCTCTGGCACCAGCTCACTGCCAAGCTCGAGCAGTTTGTCGCTCTCACCGTCTTCCAG GCTGGTGATGCTCTGATTCAGTTGTATCACAATTTCATCACTGACTTTGAGACCAAAATCAATCTTCTCAAGCTTGCACATTTTGCTGTCATAGTTTCTAGGCAATATTCAGAGAAAGAAGCTGCTATTAAATATCTAGAAGGAGTGATTGAGAAACTTCATGCAACTAGAGAGCAGCGAATTGAAGAACCAATCCTTTACATTAAGATGCAAATAGCCATATTTAAACTTGAGCAAGGTGACCAAAAAGAGTGCAAGAAGCTTCTAGAAGATGGGAAGAGTACCCTTGACAGCATGACGGATATTGATCCATCTGTCTATGCTAGCTATTACTGGGTTTCATCTCAGTACTACAAATTTCGTCAGGAATTTGCTGAGTTCTATAAAAGTGCTCTTCTTTATCTGGCATACACATCAGTGGAGTCTCTCTCAGATTCATTTAAGCTG gATTTGGCATTTGATTTGTCCCTTTCTGCATTACTGGGAGATAACATCTACAACTTTGGAGAGCTGCTTGCCCATCCCATT ATTAAGAGTcttctagggacaaaggttgaGTGGCTCTACTATATACTTCAGGCATTCAACTCTGGTGATTTGGTTCGTTATCAGGAACTATGCCATGTGCACAATGCTGCTCTAAGGGCTCAACCAGCATTAGTAGAGAATGAGAAGAAGCTTTTGGAAAAGATAAACATTCTCTGCTTGATGGAAATTATATTCAg CCGGCCATCTGAAGATCGAACCATACCTTTGAGTATCATTGCGGAGCGCACAAAACTTTCTATAGAGGATGTGGAGCATCTTCTTATGAAGAGCCTTTCT GTTCATCTGATTGAGGGTATAATTGATCAAGTTGAGGGCACAGTGCATGTATCCTGGGTGCAGCCAAGAGTATTGGGTGTTCCACAGATCAAATCCTTGCGTGACCGTCTGGACAACTGGTTGGATAAAGTGCACACGGCCTTGTTATCCGTTGAGGCTGAAACACCTGATCTTGTTGCATCATGA